The genomic window ACACCCAAGGAACGGGGCTGATGGCGGAATAACAAGTCCCATTCTTATAACGTTTTTCCCTGGATTCTTTTTCCTGTAGCAGTCCAGAGCATGTCCTTCCATCTGCTTTCCATACAATAACGGCGGAAGTCGTTTTTCTAGCGGATGCAGAATCGATGACAGCTTTTTATTCCAGTCGCGATCTCCAGTGTCGTTTAAGTAGTAAGTGTAGAGGTCGTAGCACTCACTAGCCGTTATGCGCATACGCCTTTCCCTACGCCAGATGTCATTGGACTGATTATGCGTTTCAGCACATATCGAAAGGCTTTCTTCCGATGAAACACATACCCGATATTCATAGAAGAGGTGCAATTTGAAATCGAGCAGCGGTCCATGGTAATATTTCCATCTTGCTGTGACCAACGGATTGGCGATGAACGGTCTTAGATAAGCTTGTGCCAACTTGATTTCTTGCTGGATATCTTCTTTCTCGATAACGTCCGTTGGTTGATTTTGGAGAGGATTCCATTCTGGTAGGTTTTGGTTGAATGATTCGGGCAATGACTCAATCTGCAGCTCAGCTGATGGTAACGCAGATGATTCCATTTCACTTTCTTTAGGTCGCAATGTATTGCGGccaatcatcgactttgcgagaGCAGAACCAGGAAGCTCtaaaatgaaatataaaattAGCTTTGTAAACTATTTTTTACTAGTGTAACCGTACCTGATATGAACAGATTGAATATGGACGAGCTAAGATCATCCGATACCGTAGCCGATGTGTTCCTCTTGCGCTGATTACACAATCCAGAAAGAGGCACAGGTTCGTAAAGCGCTTCAGCTTGTATTTTGGCTACTTTACCCCACTGTTGACGCACATCTGTTGCAGATAGTATTTCAAGATCCTTATTTCTGTAATCAGAGAACAAAACATGTGAAGAAGCATACTTTCACGGAAATCAAACCTTTTTATGTACCTGTGAATGAAGAGGAGGCAGGCAAATTGATGCTTGCATCGGAATTTTCCGGCAGGACACGAACACGATATTTCCCAATTCCGCAGTTCGCTGGATGTTACCATTCGAATCTCCCTTGGTGGTTCTGACGGATTCGATCCACGAAGGCAGCTGCAAAAAATGTGAATCGATTCCCCGGCCACTTTCGTCACTCCAACTACAATCACATGATTGTTCTTGAATATTTCGTTGCCTTCTTTCCAATTGCGGGTACTTTCTTGTGCGAAATCAAAGAGATCCACAATATCGACTTCGACTCGCACACTTTGCAGTAGCACATTCTGCAAAAAAGAATGAAATTTCGTCACATTCAACATTTTGGGTGTGATTAAAGTTAGTTTTATTTACCATTTGCTGATCCATCGCTTGCGCTAGATACCCTTAAACGAGGCCTGATCTTGGTGGGATTCTGaacgtcgaaaaacaagttttcacctAACAAACCACTGTAACCTATAGAAATAAAGAAAAAACTACTCTTCCACTGTCATTTAACAACAACTTTTGTATAAGATTTAAAACTTTTCATTcagaaaaactttgctgaaattaACACTTTTGTCGGCATTCAAAATATATCGCGTAAAAGACTCGTCCAATACATTAAATGATTCacagaaattttcaattgcttatgCGAAAAAGCTTCTATACACTTTCGATAGCGAAATTTATATCACTTTTTATTAAAACTGCATGAATAATCCGTTTCAAAAAACCACTTCAAAAGctgatttgtttgtttacatttttctactTTTTCTCAATCTGTCAGATGACAGTTCCACCAGCCtatggtggcgcttttgttttgatgcggtgagtagcggaaaagtcggcttcaatgatccattacaaGTGTCTGCTGCATTAACaatctacaagtataaaatattagctatgacttgtacttttgattttgattacaagtctcgaaggtcttgtaaaataatttacatgttAATTTAAATGTTTGCAGAAGTCATATTCAGTTTtaaatatatcgatttaccattctGATGAActcaaaaaatattatttatctaacatttcaaccttaattccagttttcatCGATTAAGTTTAGCCATATTTATCCATCGGATTGTGTTCAAAGTTCATTGAGAGATAATTGCGTTGATGTGCACGTCATGATGTATACAAAATatcatttctgctgaaattctcaAATTCTCCAAAGtgtctacaatacccatcttggACTAGTGGTTCTTGGTGAAGTTATGTCACCAAATGTTATGGTCACTGCACCAAATTGAAATCGCGACTCCAAGCACATCTCGTGAAGTTGCTGATGCGAAATAAATATGaatcaatgaattaaatgctttgactgttttcctactctccgcatcgaccaatatggcgctagcttctatgcgcgaaagatcgctaaaagtaaatcgcaaaaatattgtatggcgaatagcatctaatggCGTATTTCTCAAAACGAaacatattattcgaaaaaaatatttggtagcggttgtgcacaatgattaccggtttggtgcctaccaaatattttttagctaaaagcttttcatttcaagaaattcgagtttagatgcttttcgccatacaaaataaaatgattttattcctgttgagcaacattgaacgcactccctgccggtAATCCATTGTTTGTATTGGGCTTCATTGAGTTAATTAGGAGCTACAATAAGCATTAttccgaatcgagttgcgacatacaAAAGTAGGTAAGAGGTCAATTTTTTGCATCCCAGGTCACTTCGAATTTTAACGAGAAGCATAATACTTGGCATATCCATTGCTTTTCCACCAGTACTATTGAATCTTTGAGACATTTCACTAAAAATCTAGGTATGTACTTGGTTCAGCATATTCACTAATGTTGTTCCATGTTTCGTTATTTTGGTAATTAGAATGCCacacctaattttttttttcgttaaagcGGCCGAAAATGATCCAAGCAGCACATGCTATTCTTCATGTATTAtacatatagggcactgcattgttttgattttgtatgggattttgacgtttcttggtcttgttgtttacaaaatttctgtaagagtgaaagaaaaggagagaattttatgcagtgccctatggagaGTGTAAAACTTCGGAATCTATGAAGGATATTTTTTAACAAACAACCTGTTTTATTTTTtacaactttttttatttttcttccgGACGTTACttaaaaatgcagaaaataaacaaacaataacAGCCATTTTAAATTattagtgaactgtcggatgaattttgacagataaatgaacaaaaacaacttgtttttcatggtcactaatactACAAGCACCGACGAactgacgtgacagctagaacaaacaaattcaaatttgttgtccgcgaagccatgatgaaaaatagccgaacactatcgccacctctataacggttcgcgttggtttgctagcttgatcccaaacccccgtgtgttgatataggaagaggttcgcgtctgcgctgatttgacagaagggttcgctcgctttgctagtcgaccgttaaattgaggggggacagttttgaatcaccactgtcacgtcggttcgtcggtgctacaagtgctaataatattagtggaaaattgagcctttatgcaacacaaattattagcacttgtaatattagtacttgtaacttgtaacttgtagctaatattattagcccgattatgttACAGGGCCCAGGTGACACCCAACCGTATTACTCTTGCCACTTCCGAACCGACGTCATCCTGGGTAAGTtgagtgtgctgcacgtgaggggtgattccttcccagataaATCCCAAACTCCACACCAATCAAGCCCAAAAATGTAAcaattatagctaactagttggggaactagcagtcaaaatttgagaattttcggtgCACctaataaaaagttacagctttttgAACATTTTCTAGCTAATTATTTAAATGTGTATGCTCTAGCAAATCTGCAACTAGCGTCATCTGGTGGCAGAAACTAGAACCAAACAGTAATTCTACTGAAAGGCCTTGATTCaccacacaactttgccgaagacaccatatttcttaaaaatcagGATCCTGCGATATGtagaatttaaaatttgtttgcactctagcgccgcctagcggtggaatttcaaATCATACGTACCATCATATTTAAGTCCTTTACCAACCAAACATCTTAGCCGAAGACGTCAACACTCCAAGTAAtatggatcctgagatatatgaaatttcaaTTTCGTTACTGtttcatctatttgtctgtggtttctgtgatatcaaagacaagtagacgtaacactgacaataTTTCCATCCCGTATATATCAGGATCCTTATtacttagacagttggtgtcttcggcaaagttgtttagtttcggctgctcaaaaaaattcagataaTGAGCGGTATGATTCGAAATTCCATCGCTAGGCGGCGCTATAGGGCAAACAAATTTTTAATTTACCATATGTCAGGATCCaggttttttagaaaaaaaatagtgtcttcggcaaagtagtttagtagatcaagggctttcagttgaattacggtttggttcgagtttctgccacAAAATAGCGCTATTTGCAAAATTGCAAAAACATACTAAATTAAGTCATTAGCTAGAAAATGttaaacaagctgtaactttttatttatttaaaattctcaaattttgactgcaagttCCTTAACTAGTTAgccataaatggtacaaatttgggcttgattggttaacTCTACCGTTGATATGTGTTcaataaaatatgtataatttcagTGCAGATTATAATACTACTATATCTTAGGGATATGTGAACCAAATTTAATggaattttgttcatttatgagTAATAAGCTGGTATTTGattaccttacttaccttaccggtcaggctaaggccggggtggcctctgctgtacataggagccgcctccattccactcggtccatggatgtttgtctccagttccgcactctgcgtagggtccgcagatcgtcctccacttggtcgacccacctagctcgctgcgctccacgtcttcttgtaccggtcggatgactctcgagaaccattttagtcgggttgctatccgacatcctgatgacgtgacccgcccaccgtagcctcccgattttcgcggtatggacgatggttggttctcccagcagctgatgcagctcgtggttcattcgccttctccaagtcccgtcttccatctgcactccgccgtagatggtacgcaacaccttccgttcgaaaactccaagggcgcgttggtcctctgcacgtagggtccatgtttcgtgcccatagaggacgaccggtctaatcaacgttttgtagatggttaacttcgtgttacggcgaactttattcgatcgtagagttctgcggagtccaaagtaggcacgatttcctgccacaatgcgcctctgaatttctctgctggtgtcgttgtcggtggtcaccagtgagcccaagtacacgaattcttcaaccgcctcgatttcatcaccgtcgatatgaattcggggtggcgggcgcggtgattcctccctggagcccttcgccatcatgtactttgtcttcgacacattaatgactaatccgattcgcctggcttcactctttagtcgaatgtacgtttccgccatcgtctcaaatttacgagcaataataacaATAtcgtcggcgaaaccaagcagctgaacggacttcgcgaaaatcgtcccactcgtgtttatccccgctcttcttattacaccctccaaagcaatgttgaacagcaagcacgaaagaccatcaccttgccgtagccctctgcgagattcgaagggactcgagagtgtccctgatactcgaactacgcacatcactcgatccatcgtcgccttgatcaaccgtatcagtttatccgggaatccgtattcgtgcataatctgccatagctgttctcgatcgattgtatcatacgccgatttgaaatcgatgaacaagtgatgtgtgggcacgttgtattcgcggcatttctgcaacacctggcggatggcgaacatctggtccgttgtagcgcgttcacccataaatccagcctgatattgccccacgaactctcttgcaatcggtgatagacggcggcataaaatttgagagagtattttgtaggcagcgctcagtagtgtgatcgcgcggtagttcccgcaatccaacttgtcgccctttttgtagatgggacacacgataccttccatccattcctccggtaatacttcctcctctcaaatcttggtaatgacccagtgtagtgctctcaccagtgcttctccaccgtattttagaagctcgcttggtagttgatctgctccagcggctttgttgtttttcaaccggccaacctcctcctcaatctcttgaaggtcaggggccggaagtctttcgtcctgtgcacgtactcctagatctgttaccacgccaccttcggtacttgcaacgtcgccattgaggtgctcatcgtaatgctgccgccacctctcgaccacctcacgctcgctcgtgagaatattcccgtgattatctcggcacatgtcggcttgtggcacaaagcctctgcgcgagcggttcagcttctcgtagaactttcgtgtttccttagcgcggtacagctcttccatcgcttcgcgatctcgttcttcctgctggcgcttcttcatccggaagactgagttctgcctgttccgcgcctgtttgtaacgtgcctcattcgctctcgtacggtgttgcagcattctcgcccatgctgcattcttctcgtttttcaactgttcacattcgccgtcgtaccagtcgtttctgtgattcggagtcgcgaaacctagtgctgtagccgaggtactgcctatggcggatcggatgtccctccagccatcttcaagtgtagctgcgccaagctgctcttccgttggtagggccactgctaactgctgcgcgtagtcttgagccacttctacgttacgaagttgctcgatgttgagccgcggcgttcgacttcgacgcgtggtgataactgtcgaaagttttgagcgcatgcatacagcgactaagtagtgatccgaatctatattcgcactgcggtatgtgcggacgttggttatatctgagaagaatttaccgtcgattagaacgtggtcgatttggttttctgtttgatggtcgggtgatctccaggtggctttgtggatatctttgcgggggaagaaggtgcttcggactaccataccacgggaggctgcaaagtttacgcatcgctggccgttatcattcgatacggcgtgcaggctgtttcgcccgattaccggtctgtacatttcctcccttcctacctgcgcgttcatgtcgccgacaacgattttcacgattACCATCGATTACCATTTGGCTACATATGTCACAAgagaaaaaaagttacagcttgttaaacacatttttagaaattccattgCAAGCTATTGTAAATTTGTTGTTAGCCCAGCCTAGTGACAATGTTTTGCATCAAATGGTAAACAAACGGTAAGCCCTTAATTTACCATACGTTTTGTCAAAGAAACCATCTTTTTAAGTAAACAGGAACCTGAGATATTCAAAAACTAAAATTTGAAAAGCTCTTTAGCACCGCCTATTGGTTGAATTTCgaatccatcaactgtaagtccatGACCAGCTTAACACGTACGTCCCCAACCCCCATTtcgacgaaaatttcaaaattcaaatggctggttctcagtcatttttcaacggattttaaaaatttttgcaccaatcgatcacaaattccttctagttttaagaaccggagtccactttacggaagcggtcatggttccggaattattccggggagtcgtggggtaacctccttatcgctcatggtggccacattgtaacgttagctaaaacctcacatgcagcataccaatcttcatgattttgcaaaacaggaactctagaaggtattttgagactttctggagataatggccactatcggagatactccgggaacctggttcccccggggaagtggccagttcgtgttttttttctgaaccctgtcttgcgacatatcattcttcatgattttgcaaaagaagaacttttgaagatattttgagactttctggaaatattggccactgtcagagggactccgggaacctggtgccccagAAAAGtgaccagttcgtgatttttttctgaaccctgtcttgcgacatatcattcttcatgattttgcaaaacaagaactctagaatgcattacgagactttctggagataatggccactaccggagatactccgggaacctggttcccccggggaagtggccagttcgtgattttttttctgaaccctatcttgtgacatatcattcttcatgattttgcaaaacaagaactcttgaagatattttgagactttctggaaatattggccactatcagagaGACTCCGGGAACCTGAGCCCCCGAGGAAGTgaccagttcatgtttttttctgaaccctgaatTATTTTGCGGAACAAGAACTTTAGAATGCGTTTCGagacttttggacatattggccactatcggagatacttcgGGAAcatggtgcccccggggaagtggctagttcatgattttttctgaaccctatcttgcgacatatcactcttcacgattttgcaaaacaagaactcttgaagatatttcgagactttttgaacatattggccactattggaggaattccgggagcctGGTGCCTCCGGGGAAATGGCCAgttcatgatatttttttcagaaccctgttctgcgacatatcattcttcatgattttgcaaaacaagaactcgagaatgcatttcgagactttctggacatattgaccCCTATCGGAGATACACCGGGAACCTGGTGTCCGCAGGGatgtggccagttcgtgattttttgaaCCCTGTATTGCTAGATATCATTCTTAATTATTTTGCGGAACAAGAACTTTAGAATGCGTTTCGagacttttggacatattggccactatcggagatattccgggaacctggtgtccccgggaaagtggccagttcatgatttttttctagaccctgtcttgcgacacatcattcttcatgattttgcaaaacatgatctctagaatgcatttctagACTTTCTAGAAATATTGGTCACAATTGAATGTACtgcgggaacctggtgcccccggtgAAGTGGCTAGTTCGTGTTTTTTTCCTGAATACTGGCTtctgacatatcattcttcatgattttgcaaaacaagaactctaggatGTATTtctagacttactggacatattggccactatcggaggtaCTCCGGGAGCCTGGTGCCCTCGAGGAAGTGGTCAGGTTGTGATTTATTTTCTGAATACTGTCTTGCGAGGTATcactcttcatgattttgcaaaataagaactctgggagatatttcaagactttctggacatattggcaactAACAGAGGTACTCTTTCCGGAACTTGGTTTTCCCTGACCAGTGTTTTTTTCTGATAACGTTCCTGCGACATAccacttcatgattttgtaaaacaagaacTCTTGAGAACATTTCAAGATATTTGGACTTATAGACCACTATTAGAGATTCTTCGAGAACCTCGTGcgacatcaatcttcatgattttgcataacAGAACAATTTGGTCATATCGGTCACTGCCAGAGGTACATCAGCAACCTGATTTCCTTGGGGAAGTGgactgtttgatttttttttgaacaaatatAGGGTCAGGGATT from Aedes albopictus strain Foshan unplaced genomic scaffold, AalbF5 HiC_scaffold_82, whole genome shotgun sequence includes these protein-coding regions:
- the LOC134284790 gene encoding uncharacterized protein LOC134284790 → MDQQMNVLLQSVRVEVDIVDLFDFAQESTRNWKEGNEIFKNNHVIVVGVTKVAGESIHIFCSCLRGSNPSEPPREIRMVTSSELRNWEISCSCPAGKFRCKHQFACLLFIHRNKDLEILSATDVRQQWGKVAKIQAEALYEPVPLSGLCNQRKRNTSATVSDDLSSSIFNLFISELPGSALAKSMIGRNTLRPKESEMESSALPSAELQIESLPESFNQNLPEWNPLQNQPTDVIEKEDIQQEIKLAQAYLRPFIANPLVTARWKYYHGPLLDFKLHLFYEYRVCVSSEESLSICAETHNQSNDIWRRERRMRITASECYDLYTYYLNDTGDRDWNKKLSSILHPLEKRLPPLLYGKQMEGHALDCYRKKNPGKNVIRMGLVIPPSAPFLGCSPDAVVVDDAKLIEIKCPFSGKDKCMSEMIEGLKWIEKKTENYTLRKKHAYYGQVQLGMCLTRTKSTDLVIYSAYENDYFLINVPYDSNFIAKMFPVLREIYFNIFLPMLCAE